In the genome of Arachis stenosperma cultivar V10309 chromosome 6, arast.V10309.gnm1.PFL2, whole genome shotgun sequence, the window TTCACATACAGAGATGCAAACAAGTCTAGGAACCTTGTGTATATTCTCTTCCCCACAGCACCATTGAGCAGTTGGGGAAATGGTGCATAGAGCTTCAGCAACTCTTGTTGTGAGATTtctggttcttggtgatctctATCCTCCTCCTCTGTTGAGTTGTCTTCAAGCTGTTGGGAGAGTTTGCTTTGCTTGTCTTCATCCTCTTGATCACTTGTAGTGACCATTTTGCAAtcttcccatcttactttctttgCTTCTCCTCTTGGGTTTTTCTTCGTGTCACATGGGAAACCATCAGTAGGTTTGGGAATCTTCTCAGCTAAGCATCCCACTTGGACTTCCAGCTTCTCGATGGTCTCTCCTTGGTTCTTAATGTTGGCTCGCACCTCCTTTTTGAACACCTTGTTTTCTTGAATCTCTTGGCATATTCCTTCAAGTAAggtttcaagcttagagagtcTGTCATCAATTGATGGTAGATTGGGATTAGAGGTGGAAGGATGTGAGGTGttgttttgattttgatatgGGTGTGGAGAAGTGTTATTGTGGGGGTATTGATATGTCCTCTGTGTGAATTTTTGCTGAgctgcattgttgttggagttgtaaCGTCTCTGGTCTTGGCTTTGATCTTGCtgatttccccacccaaagtttgggtggttcctccatccagagttgtatgtcttggagtatggatcatggttcTATCTAGGTGAATTCCCAATGTAGTTGGCTTGCTCAAGGTCCTCTTCTTCAACTCCTTCTTGGGTTGTTGATGAGGTGGTGATTGCTGCCACTTGGTTCTTCTCCATCTTCTTGGTGAGGTCAACTAGCTGCTTGGTAAtgagcttgttctgagccagcAGAGCATCTACACTCTTATGTCCCTAACCATGAAGAGAAGGATGGagattgaggaagccaagccaacaagaatggcacttcaattggttgacagaacaTTTAAGTTTCCACATGGGGTGGTTGAAGACTTGCTAGTGAAAGTAGGAGAATTCATCTTTCCTGCTGATTTCGTTGTGCTAGACATGGAAAAAGAGGCCAACACGTcaatcatcctaggaagaccattcctagctaCTGCTAGAGCCATCATTGATGTGCAAAAAGGGGAACTAGTCTTGAGATTGCATGAAGAGAAAATGGTTTTCAACGTCTTTAAAGCAATGAGTTACCCCAAAGAATCCATAGGAGAATGCCCATGGAACAGATAGTTCAAGAAGTCGTGGAAGAAAAACAATGTGGAGGAAGTATTGAGCTGGAACAAGCACCAGATGGAAAACTACCACAAGCAACCATGAGGAACTCAATCATGCCAAACTACCACAGACAACAAAGATGCAGAGTCACTAAAACTAGAGCTGAAAGCCTTACCACCCAGCTTGAAATATGCATATATGGGTGCTAACAACACTTACCCAGTAATCATAAATTCAAGTCTGagtaaggaacaagaagaggaacttATCCAAGTGCTGAGACAACACAAGGATGCCATAGGCTGGACACTTGCAGATTTAAAGGGGATCAGTCCTTCAATGTGTATGCATAAGATCTTACTTGAAGAGGATGCCAAACCCTCAAGACAACAACAAAGGAGGCTGAACCCAACTATGACTGAAGTGGTTCAAAAAGAAGTGCTGAAATTGTGGCAAGCATGGGTGATCTACCCCATCTCAAATAGCCCTTGGGTAAGCCCAGTACAAAtagtccctaagaagggagggaTCACTGTTGTGgcaaatgagaagaatgaattGATACCCACAAGGACAGTAACCGGATGGCGCATGCGCATTGACTATTGGAAACTTAATGAAGCCACCCGGAAGGATCACTTTCCCCTACCCTTCATGGACCAGATGCTTGAGAGATTGGCAGGACTTgagtattattattttctggatggatattcgggctacaaccaaattgttgTACACACCAAGGATcagaaaaaaaatttcatttactTGTCCATATGGTGTTTTTCCTTATAggagaatgccctttggattgtgtaatgcacctgcaacattccaaaggtgcatgctctccattttttcagatatgattgagaagttcATAGAAGTATTTATGGACGACTTCTCTGTGTTTGGGAACTCATATTCTGATTGCCTATATCATCTCACTCTTATGCTAAAAAGGTGTCAAAAAattaacctggttttaaactgggagaagtacAATTTTATGGTGACTGTAGGGGTGGTTCTTGGtcacaagatttcaaaagaTGGTATAGCAGTAGACAAGGAAAAagtggaagtaattgaaaaattacatccaccttgcaatgtcaaagcaatcagaagcttaTTGGGACATGCTgggttctataggaggtttattaaagatttttcaaagattgtAAAACCCTTTAGCAACCTACTTGTCTCAAatactctttttgtttttgatagaGAGTACATGGTAGCCTTTGATGAACTCAAAAAGAAACTCTCCTCTGCACCTATTATAGCACCACCAAGCTATGGTCttccctttgaactaatgtgtgatgcatctgattttGCTGTTGGTGCTGTTCTAGGATAGAGGAAAGACAAGCTAGTACATgttatttactatgctagcaagGTCCTTAATGAGAATCAACGGAACTATACCACCACGGAGAAAGAACTTTTAGCCATAGtttttgcttttgataagtttagatcatatctcATTGGCTCAAAAGTAATTGTGTTCACTAATCATGCAGCACTCAAATACTTGCTTACCAAACAAGAATCTAATTCCAGACTAATAAGGTGGATCCTGCTGCTCCAAGAATTTCATATTGAGATTAAAGATAGGAGTGGAGCAGAGAACAAGGTAGCTGACCAACTCTCAAGGATCccacaagaagaagaaatgcaGCAAGTAGCAGTAAATGAAAGCTTTCCTAATGAACAACTGATGATGATTCGAGTAGCCCattggtttgcagacatagcTAACTTCAAGGCTATTGGGGAGCTACCAACTAACATCAATAAGCACATGAGAAGGAAGCTAATCAAGGATGCCAAACACTACATCTGGGATGACCCCTATTTGTTCAAAAAGTGTACTGATGGTGTCCTAAGAAGGTGTATATCCCATGAAGAAGGGCAGGAAGTGTTATGGCAATGCCATTGGTCAGCATATGAAGGTCACTTCAGTGGAGAAAGGACAGCAGCAAAAGTGCTCGAATCCAGATTTTACTGGCCAGCAGTGTTTAAAGATGCCAAGGAAATGGTGTCAAGGTGTGATGAATGTCAAAGAGATGGTAATCTAACCAAgaggaatgagatgccacagcaaTACATACTAGAGCTGGAGCTATTTGATGTATGAgggatagatttcatgggacccttcccaacCTCTTACTCAAATAGCTACATATTAGTGGCTATTGATTATGTTTCAAGATGGGTAGAAGCAATCACCACTGCAACGAATGACAACAAAGTTTTGATAAGCTTCTTGAGAAGgaatatcttcagcagatttggagTTCCCAAAGcactcattagtgatggagggtcacacttctgcaacaaacaactggaagcactcattCTCAGATATGTAGTCAaacataaagtggcaactccataccACCCACAGACCAACGGGCAAGCCGAGAtctccaacagagagctaaaacgAATCCTCGAAAAAAATGTTGGAAGCTCAGTAAAGGACTGGTCTAAGAAGCTAGACGATGCTCTATGGGCCTATAGGACATCCTTCAAGACCCCCATTGGGATGTCACCATACCAACTGGTATTCGGCAAGGCTTGCCACTTTCCAGTTGAACTGGAGCACAGAGCCTTCTGGGCTCTAAAACTACTAAATTTTGATGAGCAAGCTGCTGGAGAAAAGAGATTAATGCAACtcaatgagctagaagagtttagaaatcaagcatatgagaatgcaaaaatctacaaagagaacacaaaaaggtggcatgaccaAAAGATAGCAAGAAGGGAGTTCACTGAAGGACAGAAGGTGTTACTCTATAACTCAAGACTCAAGTTCTTCCCTGAAAAACTCAAGTCTCGATGATCATGACCTTTCACCATACTCAAAGTGTTTCCTATGGTCATGTGGAGCTCATGGAGGACAAGACTCAAACACTACTTGGGAGGCTCCTTGGAGGAGCAGAGAGTGAGTTACAAGCTCAGCTAAAGATGAaggaatgtcaagctaatgacaataaagaagcgctcgTTGGGAGGCACCCCAACACTTTATCCTTTTTGATTTAATTGCTTTTTTTAGAAGTAgcttgatgccagggcatcttggccagtttcactaaccttttctttactattttagggtagtttcatgtattttctcagtaaataagcaagttttggatgaaaatacacttacaccttgattcaagtaAACATTGTGAACTTCatatgatttcatgagaattaggcaagaattgaatgatataattgatgatgcataatctcatgacttggaacagagctttgatgtactttaattgcttgatttcaggacaaaggaagcaagaaggAGCCACGTTAGTTGTCACGTTAAGCTAATTAACGtaaccactaacgtggaatggggacaagcttgtagcgttaatggaaaaagtgatcaccaataatgcCTTCAAtgccatcatagcccacgttagttgccacgttaagCACATTAACGTGGTAACTAACGTGGAGGAAAAGagaagctccaacgttagtggtaaaagtgaatgccactaacgttccacaaAGGCACATTTAGCCatgttaatctaattaacgtgaactctaacgtgggggGAGGAAGCAATCGCTAACATTTGTGACACTCACctttatcactaacgttggactaagccaagagtgcccacgttagtggtcacgttaagaccactaatgTGAAGAGTAACGTGGAGCTAAGcatgatgagccaacgttagtgacactcacctttgtcactaacgttggagatggcaatcaccaccacgttaggggtcacgttaatctaattaacgtgaactctaacgtgggaaggAGGAGTGTTTGgagcattagtgacaaaggtaagtgtcactaacgctctcgaagcttaggcatgcccacgttaaaggtcacgttagttacactaacatGAACTCTAATGTAGGGAGaagactgatgagcggataatttatacgctttttggcatagtttttatatagtttttagtaagtttaagctacttttagggatattttcattagtttttatgttaaattcacatttctggactttactatgagtttgtgtgtttttctgtgatttcaggtaaattctgactgaaattgagggatttgagcgaaactctgaaaaaggctgacaaaaggactgctgatgctgttgg includes:
- the LOC130934093 gene encoding uncharacterized protein LOC130934093, which gives rise to MGANNTYPVIINSSLSKEQEEELIQVLRQHKDAIGWTLADLKGISPSMCMHKILLEEDAKPSRQQQRRLNPTMTEVVQKEVLKLWQAWVIYPISNSPWVSPVQIVPKKGGITVVANEKNELIPTRTVTGWRMRIDYWKLNEATRKDHFPLPFMDQMLERLAGLECQKINLVLNWEKYNFMVTVGVVLGHKISKDGIAVDKEKVERKDKLVHVIYYASKVLNENQRNYTTTEKELLAIVFAFDKFRSYLIGSKVIVFTNHAALKYLLTKQESNSRLIRWILLLQEFHIEIKDRSGAENKVADQLSRIPQEEEMQQVAVNESFPNEQLMMIRVAHWFADIANFKAIGELPTNINKHMRRKLIKDAKHYIWDDPYLFKKCTDGVLRRCISHEEGQEVLWQCHWSAYEGHFSGERTAAKVLESRFYWPAVFKDAKEMVSRCDECQRDGNLTKRNEMPQQYILELELFDV